From the genome of Thermoplasmata archaeon:
AGTTGCTCCAGTCGAAAGGCTACAACGTCCGCTGACGGCGCCCCTTATCTAGGACGGCTCCGTTTCGCGGCGCTGCAGGTGGTCCGCTGAAGGCCGTCGTCGTAACTCGCTACGGCGGTCCGGACGTCTTGGAGCTCGACCGGGCCCATCCGGATCCCGTCCCGGGGCCGGACCAGGTGATCGTCCGCGTGCACGCGGCCGCATTGAACCATCTCGACCTGGCGGTCCGGCAGGGGATCCCGACGCTCAAGCTGACGCTCCCGCACATCCTCGGTGCCGACGCGGCCGGCGACATCGCCGAGGTCGGATCGGACATCACGGACGTCGAGGCCGGAGACCGGGTCGTCGTGAACCCGGGGATCTCGTGCGGCCGGTGCGAGTACTGCCTGAAAGGCGAAGACTCCGAGTGCGTCGACTACAAGATCCTCGGAGAACATCTGCCGGGGGCGTACGCGGAGAAGGTCGCCGTCCCCGCCCGAAACGTCCTCAAGATCCCGACGGACATGGACTTCGCGTCCGCGGCGGCCGCGCCGCTCGCCTTCATGACCGCGTGGCGTATGTTGATCACGCGCGCGAAGGTGCGTCCGGGCGAGGACGTCCTGATCTTGGGCGCCGGGTCCGGCGTCTCGACCGCCGCGATACAGATCGCGAAGCTGGCGGGGTGCACGGTCTTCACGACCAGTTCGGGCGACGAAAAACTCGAGAAGGCGAAGGCGCTC
Proteins encoded in this window:
- a CDS encoding zinc-binding dehydrogenase; this encodes MKAVVVTRYGGPDVLELDRAHPDPVPGPDQVIVRVHAAALNHLDLAVRQGIPTLKLTLPHILGADAAGDIAEVGSDITDVEAGDRVVVNPGISCGRCEYCLKGEDSECVDYKILGEHLPGAYAEKVAVPARNVLKIPTDMDFASAAAAPLAFMTAWRMLITRAKVRPGEDVLILGAGSGVSTAAIQIAKLAGCTVFTTSSGDEKLEKAKALGADVLVNYKAMPWSKAIWELTGKRGVDVIVDHVGEATFKDSVRTLRKGGRVVVPGATTGPMLELDARYLFWRQLSILGSTMANQREFEEVMKLVFMGRLKPVVDRVFPLDQARQAHEYLERGEQFGKVVLSID